The following proteins are co-located in the Eleginops maclovinus isolate JMC-PN-2008 ecotype Puerto Natales chromosome 1, JC_Emac_rtc_rv5, whole genome shotgun sequence genome:
- the LOC134867207 gene encoding caspase recruitment domain-containing protein 19-like isoform X1, producing MDIDDYHDQLQRDAHFLCSDQRMDTELVDRLVLQLNRIYPQILSDKEAQGFRKLSVPTKTRLADLLKHLHGKGEEACHEFYRGLHIHAEDVYTSLPTRVIQREMADQKLSSTVAIHQERFVLNNRGPMFFLSCFSFAVGIAILYYYGEGDTLRSTGPFLPCSAAKFSKGAKDVFICYSEVGKRKKGGR from the exons ATGG ACATTGACGATTACCATGATCAGCTCCAGAGGGACGCCCACTTCCTGTGCTCAGATCAGAGGATGGACACTGAACTGGTGGACAGATTGGTGCTGCAGCTAAACAGGATCTACCCCCAGATACTCAGTGACAAGGAAGCCCAAGGG TTCAGGAAGCTGAGTGTTCCCACCAAGACGCGGTTAGCCGATCTGTTGAAGCACCTGCATGGGAAGGGCGAGGAGGCATGTCATGAATTCTACAGAGGACTTCATATCCACGCTGAGGATGTCTACACCAGCCTGCCCACCAGAGTCATACAGagag AAATGGCTGATCAAAAGTTGTCGAGCACTGTGGCGATCCACCAAGAGCGATTTGTGCTGAATAACAGAG GACCAATGTTCTTCCTGAGCTGTTTCAGTTTTGCAGTTGGAATTGCAATACTTTACTATTACGGAG AGGGTGATACACTGAGAAGCACCGGCCCGTTTCTTCCCTGCTCTGCAGCAAAATTTAGTAAAGGCGCTAAAGATGTTTTTATATGCTATTCTGAGGTTGGCAAGCGAAAAAAAGGAGGCCGTTAG
- the LOC134867207 gene encoding caspase recruitment domain-containing protein 19-like isoform X2: MDIDDYHDQLQRDAHFLCSDQRMDTELVDRLVLQLNRIYPQILSDKEAQGFRKLSVPTKTRLADLLKHLHGKGEEACHEFYRGLHIHAEDVYTSLPTRVIQRGPMFFLSCFSFAVGIAILYYYGEGDTLRSTGPFLPCSAAKFSKGAKDVFICYSEVGKRKKGGR; encoded by the exons ATGG ACATTGACGATTACCATGATCAGCTCCAGAGGGACGCCCACTTCCTGTGCTCAGATCAGAGGATGGACACTGAACTGGTGGACAGATTGGTGCTGCAGCTAAACAGGATCTACCCCCAGATACTCAGTGACAAGGAAGCCCAAGGG TTCAGGAAGCTGAGTGTTCCCACCAAGACGCGGTTAGCCGATCTGTTGAAGCACCTGCATGGGAAGGGCGAGGAGGCATGTCATGAATTCTACAGAGGACTTCATATCCACGCTGAGGATGTCTACACCAGCCTGCCCACCAGAGTCATACAGagag GACCAATGTTCTTCCTGAGCTGTTTCAGTTTTGCAGTTGGAATTGCAATACTTTACTATTACGGAG AGGGTGATACACTGAGAAGCACCGGCCCGTTTCTTCCCTGCTCTGCAGCAAAATTTAGTAAAGGCGCTAAAGATGTTTTTATATGCTATTCTGAGGTTGGCAAGCGAAAAAAAGGAGGCCGTTAG
- the LOC134867200 gene encoding uncharacterized protein LOC134867200 encodes MSAATASIADVSRTDFTNKDDIRYRNISGQAQCAPMILPALGTQRIIQGNGTTVGTVISLQCPAKHKLVGSELKCVMDTNSTHWVGETYCKPFSQYEDFGFRVAVLASLISSAIILFMSMAFITCCWVDCIKEDKRKKQAREQDKWQLEGQPQQQEDNRSRYSHKGRNNNNNNTPEKVLALWDTKNPAMCDNMQVCRCHQQYPYGLDREYVATPPLSTLPGYEYNRPLLHQNLEYAQSGLPEFSNPPQSSSQTINSGLQISAVGPGLVRQYGGRESSLSGVNPSTTDESNTRNINAAKEFSIRIISV; translated from the exons ATGTCCGCGGCAACAGCTTCGATAGCAGATGTCTCCCGGACTGATTTTACCAACAAAGATGACATCCGTTACCGGAATATTTCAG GTCAGGCTCAGTGTGCACCCATGATCCTGCCAGCCCTGGGCACCCAGAGGATCATCCAGGGCAATGGCACCACTGTGGGGACAGTCATTTCCCTGCAGTGCCCAGCCAAACACAAACTGGTTGGAAGTGAGCTGAAGTGTGTTATGGACACCAACAGCACCCACTGGGTGGGCGAAACCTACTGTAAAC CTTTTTCTCAATATGAGGACTTTGGTTTCCGTGTGGCTGTGCTGGCATCCCTTATCAGCTCGGCCATAATCCTCTTCATGTCCATGGCCTTCATCACCTGCTGTTGGGTCGACTGCataaaagaagacaaaaggaaaaagcaagCGAG GGAGCAAGATAAGTGGCAGTTGGAGGGTCAGCCCCAACAACAGGAAGACAACAGGTCCCGCTACAGCCATAAAggcagaaacaacaacaacaataacacccCAGAGAAGGTGCTTGCACTTTGGGACACCAAAAACCCAGCCATGTGTGACAACATGCAAGTCTGCAG ATGTCATCAGCAGTACCCCTATGGTCTTGACCGTGAATATGTCGCCACTCCTCCACTTTCTACTCTTCCCGGCTATGAATACAACAGGCCTCTCTTACACCAAAACCTAGAATATGCGCAGTCTGGTCTACCTGAATTCAGCAATCCCCCTCAGTCCTCCAGCCAAACCATAAATTCAGGCCTGCAGATCTCAGCAGTGGGGCCTGGTTTGGTAAGGCAGTATGGAGGACGGGAGAGCAGTTTGTCAGGAGTGAACCCATCAACCACAGATGAATCCAACACAAGGAATATAAACGCTGCCAAAGAATTTTCCATTCGGATTATTTCAGTGTGA